CTGAAGCGCTCTCTTCATATCCTTATTCCTTAGACTGTAGATGAAAGGATTCAGCATCGGAGTCACCACAGTATACATGATGGCTGACAGAGTGTCCCTCTCAGGGGTATGAGAGGAGGAGGGGCTGAAGTAAATAGCACTGGCTGTGCCATAGAACAACACGaccactgacaggtggtagccACAGGTGGAAAAAGCTCTCTGCTTCCCTTCAGTAGAAGTTATCTTCAGGATGGTGGAAAAGATAAATCCATAAGATATGAGGATGCAGATAAAGGGTGtgatagccaatagaattccctCTGTAAAAATGACCATCACATTGAAGGAGAtatcagagcaagagagctgcAGGATCACGTTgagatcacagaagaaatgatggatGACGTTGGAGGCACAGAAAGACAGACGTGCTATTAGGGCAGTGTGTAGAAAGGCATGAAGATAGGTAACTACTGAGAGTCCAGCCACCAGCTGGACACAGAGGTGAGGATTCATTAGGGTGGTATAACGTAAAGGGTGGCATATTGCCACATACCTATCATATGCCATCACACAGAGAAGGAGGCTATCCATATtcacaaaagaaatgaagaaaaaaagctgGGTGAGGCAGCCTGAAAAAGAGATAGTCTTTGTACCAGTCAAGCCATTCACTACCATTTGGGGGACTATATTGGAAGTAAAGCAGATGTCAACAAAGGCCAAGTTGCtaaggaagaaatacatagggGAATGGAGGTGAGAGTCAGAGGCAATGGCCAAGATGATGAGTATGTTCCCTGACACAGTGACTAAGTACATACAGAGGAACAGTACAGACAGGAGGCGTTGCTGCTCTGCAGAGCTGGAGAGTCCCAGAAGGACAAATTCACTGATAAATGTTACATTTCCCCTTTCCATCTTCCCAGTGAATCTAGAAGAGCAAAATATTACATGGtagagaccaattttttttttttttagagaccatctcattctcaaggatgtgtatgtgtgtgtgtttgtctgtgCGTGTATATAATAAAGCACCATTCAGAACCTGCTTGCTTGAAAGCTTTCTAGATGTGTCTTTTATTTATGataggttattgttgttgtgtgctgttgagtcaattctgactcataacaacccttatgacagagtagaactagcctgTAAGTTTCCCTAGActgtagcagattgccaggtctttcatgCTAcggagctgctgtgtgggttcaaaacactgacCTTTATGTTAACAGCCgagaacttaaccattgcactaccagagtTCCTATTTTTTTATGTACCGTTTGCATATTCACACACATGTGCTGGTCAAATCAATCTCAATTACTCTaaaaaaagaatgctttctttttcCAAATCTAAATGCACATTTTTTGAATAAGGActtttttattttgccagttatATTGTTTTGTCCACAGTAATCATACAGTTAATATTTGATTTTATGAATTTAATTTATCTGTTAGGAATCATAGTATTTCCTCTGGACCACTAGAAATATTCACTTTTAATGAATAATTTTCTTCCCAATCTGAAATTTATACCCCAATGACAGGTCTCCttatttcctcttcctttcctcttGTAAGAATACAATTTTATGCTGATATTCACATGTATCCTCTTCCTGAGGTTAAATATCTATCCTTTGGTCTATTGCTGACCACGTGATACAGCCCCTGGCTAGTCTAGGAGGTCCTTTAGAGCGCAGTGCTGAGGATTGGGTTTCCAGGTCTCTTCCTCATAGCAGCTCACACAAGCTGTTTTCTCTAGAGAAGGTAGCAGTAATCTTCCTCACCTTTCAAAACCTTCATTGAGTGTCTTGCTTATCTGAAATCCTACACTGAACTCCCAAGAAAAGTGTCTAGGAAAGTGGTTGTGGGACAATGAACGAAATTTCATGTCTTTTGCTTCATGTTGATTCTTCCTTCGTTATTTGACATAGCTATACTTAagcgggtggtgcaaatggttaaatgctggactactaactgaagggttggcagttcaaacccacctggcatctgcttctgaaaggtcacacccttgaaaaacctatggagctgttctaccctgtacacatggggttgccatatgttgaaattaactccacagcaactaacaatatgtTTATCTATTAACCACTCCTTTAATATAGTAATCAGATTTTCATATCTCCATAGACGCTATAAAATTTTACCGTTTCTGATGTATGTCATCTCCTTTTTTAATTATTACTAAATCATGTAGTTGTCCCGTTGTTATGTAAGTAGATGCAATTTTCTCAAAAGAAAGGTTGGCAAACTTCACTTTACACTTTACTTTGTGTTAATCTATTGTCacctttaaattataaaataaccaACCAAAACCCTAAGTTTTTGTCACTGGGCTGCTGATGAACAATGAGGATGAGAAAACGCTCTCCCATAGCAGCTTCCTGACTACGATGACTTCACTTTCTGGGGAAGAATTCTTCATTTAGTATTCATGATATTGTATTCCTTTTTGAATCTTTCCATTAACACTGTCATTTACCAACAACCAGGGGAATCTTATCCATCTATTAAAGACATAGCCACTTGGTTCAGAGATTTCTTCTCTATCCCCACTCCTATCaacaatttatatacacacaaaatCCAACAAAATCACTTTCTCTCAGAACATTCCTTTACCTTCTCAATTCCAATAACCTGTGCATAGATTTCATTTCAGGAACATATTCCAGGGTcatgaatttatttattatgttaatttttatatcattttatatcttgctCTGACTCTGTCATTTCCCTTTACTTAccttaaaccttttcatgaactCCACTGACATTACTCAAAATTTATCAGGTTGGCTGCTTCATTTCTTTTCCTAATCAGCCAATTTCCATTCCTCCCTCTAATCTCCCATCCCTTTTACTTCCTTCCAAGTCTTACTCTGCATCAACTCCATATTCAATTAGTTGTCTATACTAGGACACCTGAGCCATGCTGGTGATCAAAATGTAGTGCATTTTGAAttccagcttcatcttgaacCTAATTAACCCTATGGAATTCATCTTCTTCTGTTCCCTATATAATTGATTTAGCTTCTTTGCATCCCTTTTGCCAACCTCAGATATGTCAGGATAAATCCTATACTGAGAAGAAACTTTACATATGCCATATATATGTCCTTAAAGGTAAGAAACATCCCTTCAAAGATGCAGATAGAATCAGTCATACTATTCTTCCTGTTCCCATAAATACTCAGCAATATCCCTTTCATAGCCAGCAGTAAAATatagcttgttttcttttttttttgtctgtgtcaTTGTTGTCAGTGATATGTTGAGGTCAGAATTTCAATTTATTATTTTGAATCCTTTGATATGACATATAAATTGCATACACTTGGCCcaaataatctttatggaatcaataaatgaatgaaaaattctGGAGAAATTATTTAATTGTGTTAACATCTCATTTTCTGTGtcaaatgtgtgatttttttaagAGGTTTTCTATAATACACTCTTATTTATAGCATATTATGGTATTTCCAGGATCTTATTTATTCGCCAGGattattttgcttttctatttGCTCTTAAAATATTTAACAGTTTCATTAACAAAAATGCTTTattacaattaaaagaattacacATTAGCCATCTattagctaaaattaaaaaaaaaaaagtatgaatacCCACCTTCTTATTTGAGACTTTTTGAAACCTATGGTTCTCTTCTGCTTTTAACATTCAATCATAAGAACATATTCAGCTCCTGCATTCATTTAAGTGTCAAATCAAGAGTGAAAAAGAGGGGAATGATGAGATATAAATAAATGTGTTCCTCCCCCACTCAGAGGATGGTAGTGTATCACAGTGGGAGTatttactttttactttttttttttttttaacattttcctcCCTTGAGCTCAGCGCCCTGGAGGGTGTAGAGACCTCTGAATACATCTCCTaatgatttttcttttgcttgtgaatttatttcttccttattttgaagAGAAGGTAAACAAAGGGTAAAATGttgaatacaaggaaaaaatgtgAAAGTTCATAAAGAttctaagataattttttttttcatttaaagtgtAATATTGTTCAGCAGTAGGAATGATTGGAAAAGATGGAAAACTGAAACCAAATGATGTAAAATCTATCTGTTCCATCTCCATGATGGTCACTGTTAGTGTTCTCCTCCGTAAAGAGAAAAATATCACCTACCTGGTTTATCGAGGACGGTGGTATTTATGTAAAAAATGGCACATTGTGCATATCCAGATGGATTCTACTCAAGTTTATACACATACTCAAGCTTCTGGTTAATGGGAGGATGACTGGAATAATCAATGGTGGGTCattatgaatgaaaataaaaggagAGCACCTTCTGAAATGAGAATTTTCATTACATAGTAACTAAAGGTGATCTCTGTCTCTACTGGTCTCTCTctgttcctcctcctcttcctctctttctatatatacacacaaaaataaatacgTACATGTGTAGTTAATCAATATGTAGCAAACCTGTTTGCTCTTTGATAATGGGAATAAGACCTGACCTGACATTGTCCTGTCATTTGTCTGTTGAGCAAACTGTCAGCACATATATCCTTTAATTCAATCATTGAGCCCTGCTGTGAGAAAGTCTGCCTCTAACTTCCATGATtacctgaaaacaaaacaaaataccataATCCCTGTTCTTTGTCTGAACCCTATAAAATAGctatgtgaccctataggactagtGAAACTctagtgatgtagtggttaagagctatggctgttaaccaaaaggctggcagtttgaatccaccaggcagtctttggaaaccctgtggggcagttctgttctgtcctatagtgtctctatgagtcagaatcaacttgacagcagcagttttgggttttggttttgggaaaattatatttttaagtattttacttATACTTTTCTGACAAAATTTCtataactgaaataaaattttcttttagcaTTACTTCATAtaaaaatggttttattttcatgtttttacccaagtcaatttataaaaatatatatatatatatatatataagtgcaatactttaatattttattgggtATTTAATTAGGATTTTAGGTGACTAATTTTATTGATACTTTTTGActattgaaagaaagaaaaattcttacCAATTTCACTATTAATTTGTTGAGAATATCTTAATGTTGTTCACACTATTatacaaaaggtttttttttcttttttcccataatatgcaaatttttccttttgctctggAGCAACAAATCACAATTGTCATTTATCTTGACATGTGTGATGTAGCTCCTTCCAATCTTttttcttcactgttctatgaGAAGTGATAGGCCTGCATCTGCACTCAATTCTATGTCCTTAGCTTGCCTTCATTTAAACTTGAGTCCACACTTCTTTACATTAGAAAAATGATTTAATTgtatcaaaattaaaataacaataataaaagaaaacagttgctgtcaagtcagtttctacTGACATCAACCCCATGTGCCTAAGAGTATAGTTTTCAATAGCTAtgatgttttcagaagtagatcactaagcatTTATTCCGAGTTGCCTctaagtggattcaaaccaccaaccttttggttagtcacCAAAGGTTTAACCAGgggctttgaaaataataataagagtATTTTAATTTGATAAAAATTATCATTTATACAGGAACCTCTGTACCTTTTGCTTCCAATATTCAAGTAAACATACTCAAATGTTAcataagaatatagaaaaaataacTCAAACTTATCAGTCTATTGACACTGACTTCATAGGTGACACATTTAATGTGTAGTCATAGAAATGATGCACATGCCCACCAccacactagaaaaaaaaggaatatataagtctatgtacatatatatatcttaaaACATGCAACAATTAAACAGAAACGTAGCCCTTCCAAAAGAAAGTTGTGCTtaatgcaaaaatattttttactgttttagatttgtttctttttaaatttaagttcTAATTAATTGAAATTAAACACAATTCCAAGTCCAGTTACTCAATCACACTATCCCCATCTCATGTGCTTAATGGCCACAAGAGGCTGGTGGCTATCATGATGGACAGCATAGATCTCAGTGAGTTCAGAAGGTAAGAACTATCAAAGGGAAGAGTGGAGCCTGGGACCCAGTGGCCTCTGGGTTTCCAAAACATAAAATGCGAATATGATCAAGGGCAGCCTGGTTTTTTTGAGACAAAGGTCATCCAAGAACAACTAAGCAAAGGCTACTCCAAGGAAAATGTGGGCACAAATTGCAAGTAATGGACAAACTCCCAAGGGCTCATGATAAGAGAATTGatcattagagaaaggcaaagtTTTAGGAGAACAGTCATTCTTAATGACAAGGAGCAAGTGAGAGAGGGCTGCATTCCCAAATCCCAAGGAAGTTTGCTCACAGGGAAAAGGCAGGACTGAGCTGACCCTGGAAACAGAGGAGTGGGAGGACAGGGAAGGACAGCTCCAAGTCCAAAGGGTGCTTCTGCATGATTCATTCTGTTTCCTGCACTAGGATATTCAGATTCCTAAGGAAGGAGAACAGAAAACGCAGAGATACCACCACTTCCTTAGTGGCTGAAGCCAAAAAATGGGTGGATTTGCTTAACAAATATGAGGGAATGGCATTTCCCAGTAGAGTTC
The window above is part of the Elephas maximus indicus isolate mEleMax1 chromosome 2, mEleMax1 primary haplotype, whole genome shotgun sequence genome. Proteins encoded here:
- the LOC126067752 gene encoding olfactory receptor 1C1-like; its protein translation is MERGNVTFISEFVLLGLSSSAEQQRLLSVLFLCMYLVTVSGNILIILAIASDSHLHSPMYFFLSNLAFVDICFTSNIVPQMVVNGLTGTKTISFSGCLTQLFFFISFVNMDSLLLCVMAYDRYVAICHPLRYTTLMNPHLCVQLVAGLSVVTYLHAFLHTALIARLSFCASNVIHHFFCDLNVILQLSCSDISFNVMVIFTEGILLAITPFICILISYGFIFSTILKITSTEGKQRAFSTCGYHLSVVVLFYGTASAIYFSPSSSHTPERDTLSAIMYTVVTPMLNPFIYSLRNKDMKRALQKTFCKGRVFYQKS